ATTTCAAGTATTTTATGAAGGGAGGGACGACGTTGGACAGTCGAATGGTGACAATGAcaagttttcttttcatttcagccaCCGACATTAGCAGAGCCGTGTTGGAGGGAACACGTATGCTGAATGCACATCCCAGAGAAGGTTCAGCGTCTCTCCTCATACTTCTCACGGATGGAGACCCTACCTCAGGTGACcataaaccacacacacacacacacacacacacacacacacacacacacacacacacacacacacacacacacacacacacacacacacacaaacgttgtGAGAAAAGTCTttctgtcaaacacacaaaggcCTAAATGTAAAAACGTATCCAAATAGGggaatgacagaaaataaaccaaTGGTGGAAGTGAACTTGCCTTTTTATGTCACGTGCTTTGTGTCGTTGCAGGAGAGACAAATCCTGAGGTCATCCAGTCAAATGTCAGACGTGCCATCGCGGGCAAATTTCCTCTCTACTGCCTCGGTTTTGGTTTTGATGTTAATTTCGAGTTCCTGGAGAAGATGTCGCTGCAGAACAATGGTGTAGCACGGCGGATCTATGAAGACTCTGACGCTGATTTGCAGCTGACGGTTAGTGGAAACCCCTTGCTTCCATCATGAACACCGTCTACCATGTGATCTGCTGCATTTTTCGTTGAAAGAATTGATCATGTTTGCCTTTGGAGACATTTGTAAAGTGTCCATACTGTATATCACAGGGTTTCTATAACGAGGTGGCCACTCCTCTGCTGACGGATGTGACAATGATCTACAATGGTGGGGCCAATCTTACAGAGACTAACTTCAGCCGATACTATAACGGCTCTGAGATTGTTGTGGCCGGTCAGATAACCGACAACGACATCGAGACCTTCACTCCACAAGTTGTCGCCATTTCAGTAAGGATTGCTCCTCCCAACACACCAGCTGTAATATTTAGTAAAAGCCTTGTGTTTTCATAAATATAACACAATTCATGACATGGAAATGGCATTTGAACTGTGACAGAGCAACAGAAGGGTGACGTTTTCTGACATAAATGCTACGGTGGAGTCGGTGGAAGATGCGTCTGACAGCTCCATCCAAAGGGTTTGGGCCTATCTCACAGTCAAACAGCTTCTGGAGAAAGAGTGAGTTCCATCGCTTCTCTTTGTTACCAAACGCAACAGTGTGTATTGCTATTACCTTATGAGTCTGTGTATGCCATCATGGGAAAGAAATGTGTCCTACGCACAGCGGGAACTACCGGAGAGAttatttgttgcttttaaatATCTTGTATCGACTGACAGTACAAaaactaatttaatttaaattcacaacacaacagctgttAAATAACTTCACAACTGTCGTGTTTAAAACATTAACCCATTCGTGACACAGGCTGGTGTTATCTGGACCTGAGAAGGAGAACGCGAAGAAAGAGGCCTTGGACCTGTCGCTGAAGTACAGCTTTGTAACCCCACTCACGTCAATGGTGGTCACAAAGCCGCAGGGAGAGATCACAGATGTGCTCCATAAACCCAGGGAAGGGAAAAATAAAGAGGGGAAAAGTCTTCACAGCATGTCGCCTAGAAAGAGAATGCAAAGTACCGTTTTTTCTACTTGTAAGTAACACAAacataattaaaacaaacacaagtgcGTGATTTTATTAGATTGTTTATATGGTGTTATAACAATGAATGAGGTTATggttacatttataaaatgactATAGATTCCTTGACTACAGCTTGTGGAAGGTaatttaaatacacaaattgcattttgagtttttgctaaAAATACAACAGATTAATTCCCAATAACGAAACACTGGGTAATTTATTAAcagcattattattttaaagtaaataaatgaatgttaacTTTTGCCAttatgtctttctttttaacaGCACTAATTGGTATGCATGGTAAgacatgaaatatatattattgattCACTAATAACATAATGTACTGTAATACAATTTCAAgtaccttttttccttttttacaggATATCGCGGTCCACCAAGTAAGACACAATATAAACACTAACATAAAGCGACAGATAAACGCTTGATTCATTATTATACTGGATTTCATAGATTTTTTTcatgaacttttttttataaactattcattttctaaatgtttaatACAACCAATTGATACATTgccatatatacatttatatctgAGACATTTTAAGATTATTGAGAATTCATaattttaaattataaaaaaaatgggTTTCACAAATGTTGCATTAATTATGTTATAATTATGTCGTAGACATTTTGCATTGGTTCTGAGCCATGTTTTAACTACTTCTATCTGTTTtatgggaaaaaataaatgtgtgctgTCCTGCCATCTCGGTCCCAGTGAAAGTATCCAGCAGGACCTTCATATGTTGCTAAAGGTTGCCAGATTCTGTCAATAGCGCTTTTGCGTGTTGGTAACCCAATCGCTGATCTTGACCACTTGATCACTTGAAACTGATTGCTCTTGGTATATTTTCTCCCCAGAATTATTATTTACTTTCTAAaaggaatatttaaaataatacaattcttTCAGCTGTCTAACTCTCCCATATTTCATTCAAGACTCCAAACACAACCTGACGTTCATGGTTTTGATGTGACGGATAATAATATAATCTATTGTGTAAACTTTTGCGAGAATTACACCCAAAGATTGACATGATAAAGCTGCATCCTCccaatgttttattaaatgtaatagATAAAATATATAGAGTATATTTACTTCTAAATTTTCAAAAGCCATTCATGTTAAAGCAACCTGGAGCAACATAACATACTTCATATACTCTATATAGCCTGAAGCAtgcaaaaataagtaaatctTTGTATCCTTCTCAGTACGATGCTTTGCTTTAATtaagcaacaaaaacaacaaacaggacATGATaactgaaggtggaggagggtgcAAGCAAATTTACAAATAAAGTTCTTTAAAATTCATCTCATCTTTTTTACAACAGGAATTCCACAAGGTAAGACTACATTACTACTTCATAAGACTACACTTATCTACATTGTTCTTACATGACAGATAATAATACAATCTATTTTATACACTGACATATTGACTTCGTAAAACCTTTTTCAATTGCAAAAGCAATTCATGTTTGAAAGACCTTCATGGTTAAGCAAGATAAAGCCGCCGGTGGAATCCACCCGTAAGAcgcaattgatttttttttcttaataccGCAGCATTTACATCGACAAAGGCAAATAAAAAAACGAGTAGAAAATATAGAATGTATGAAATGCACAATATGTACGGATATTATTTCAAAGTAAATGAACAATTTCATGTTATCCTCTTGTTTTTTCAACAGTAGGACATTTCTCCATGTCTTCAGGTAAGACTTGGGTCCACACATGCAGCGTATTGAGACATATACTAATAATGAATTACTAATAAACATGTATTTAATCAGGcaaaaacagaacagaaaaacacaatttacaaaTCATTGCTACTAAGATGTCATGttcattgttttccttttaacaGGTAGTTTCGGTGGAGGATCAGGTTCACTAAATAGGCTTAGAGGATCAGGTACACGTAATTGGCTCACAGGATCAGGTACACATGTGCATTGTTCTAATATTACTACActagtttatatattttactgtatGTAGATCTTTGTTAACATTTACAAAGGGACACCACTTTAGTTTTCTCATGACTGCTTATAATATAAACACTTTTAATAATGCTTCCTGCAATAAATGCAGAGCTCATATATGATGCTATAAAATTATCTATGATATCTAAAGTTTATAGAAAGCTAATTTCTCTTTGCCTCTCCTGATATTGCAGTCAGTATTTCTACTGAAAATCTACATACAAGATACTAACAggtgtttcatttttaaatccattttttAGCACAGGGATTAAAGAAATCCCAATTAGCCGACGATGATCATCATGCTTTATTGGTGTCTAaaggtaaactttttttttgtgctactTTTGATACATCCTTCTAATTCTGTTGATGCCAACCACCCATTTTCCACTATAAAAATCCTCAAAAGCTGCATAACCTCTAAATCCATCCTATtttgttgtatgtgtgtattaaGTGGTTTGTTTTGAAGCTGAGGTTATGTGTCAATTAATGCAATTTACAAAATCATCACTACTAAAATGTTGTGTaatcattgttttcattttaacagaTATTCCTAGTACCCATGTGCATTGTTCTAATATTACTACACTGgtgtatatattttactgtatATAGAGAGTTGTTAACACCTGATTTTGTTGAAGCTCAGGCAAAGTTAACATTAACTTACTTTTAGTTTTCTCATAGCTgcttaaaatataaacatttttaatgttgCTTCTTGCAATAAATGCAGAGCTCTTTTATGATGCTATAAAATACCATATCTATGATATCTTAAATTTATAGAAAGCTAATTTCTCTGTCCCATTCCTAATATTGCAGTCAGTATTTTGACTGGAAATCTATCCCATtttgttgtatgtgtgtatttagaGGTTTATTTTGAAGCTGAGGTAATGTGTCTTAATGCAAACCCATTTGAAGCTCTATAATATTAATGTTCAAAACTTGCTTTATGTAAATGTAACTACTGATGAACCTTTCAATTTTCCAGCAGATGTACCTGATTATGGCAGCATCGACATACAACCCACTATCGTGTCACCGAGGGCTACTGACGGTAGAGTATATCACTGATTTATGTAACTCGTGCTGTGAAAGATGGTGTACTTTACCTAAAGTGTGTTCTTGTTTGCAAGCGTAaatagtaaagtaaaataatcTGACAGTGTTTACTACTGCTGTGTGACTCTGTATTTCTTTCTAGCTCCACTTTCTCACAGATTTTtgcaaaaaactgaaaatctgtctcttcctctgtgcTTTGATGTCACTGGAAATGTTCAGCTTAAACTACTTCACCATCCCAGCGGGGGTCAGTAATAGCCCTCTTTGTGCAATTAACATTTTCCCAAGGACTTTAAGTTCCAACTgtgtatttctctcttttttacattgttgtaCACATACTTTTACTTTCATGAAGGatgcttgttttattgtgtcttgggtgaatgtggtgctgagatgcattttttctctttttgtattAGAGTTGTTTGTGAATGGTCAGCTTGATTCAGTAGCGAATGGAGGCTTTAGAAGGATTACCATTCTCTTGAAGACTGACCTGCGGGTTGAGATTGACACTGAAAAAGTCCTTCTGATAGAAGGACAGAGAATTTCCGGCCTTGATCGATACATTTCCATCACAGTTGGAAGGTAACTTTGCATGGTCCTAATAAGAATAATAGTTGGCCACATCAACAAGTTGTTGTTTTACAGATTAAACAAAAGAGTTGCAAATTAGTGTTTGAGATGCTAGTATGTGTATCTCATTGGCTTGCTGTTAAATGCAGCTTAATGTTCATTGTACACACATAGGGGTCTATCAATATTTTGGTTTACCATTCTGCAAAAAAAGTGCGTTAGTGACTTTAAAACCAATACTAATCTGAATCTACAGTTGAAGCTTACGTAAAAGGCAATCCACACAAGGGATTTTAAGCATTCTGGATAATGAGGGCAGTGTTCTCTGCTGGATTGCAATCGGCCCAAAAAAGTGAAATGACCCGTGCAGGGTCATTAAAAAGACTACAAGAAAATGAAgactaattgtgttttttttcttttttcagtttgACATTGTTTAGCCGGGAGAAGGAAATAGACGTTGCTGTTGGAGACACACGCATGGTCATCTTAATTCATAAGGAGAATGGCAAAGACTTCCTCTGGCCGATTTTGAGACAGCGGCCGTTGGATGACAACGTTTCAGGAATTTTAGGTGGGTTTAAAATGGCTGGATTTTTATGATTTGATATCAGATGGTGATGATATTGAATGAGTATCTCCTATGGTAGTTGTGATGGAAATCCTGAATAATAAGAGGTTAACACTTTGTGCAGTGTCTCTTTAAGTGCTTTCTTTAGAGCCACAGCTTTATTGTTTGCCCTCTGTGTGTTCAGCTCTAAAACCAGCAGTTTATGAGGAGGTGCAACAAAGTCCTTCAACAAGACTTAAGATCAAAGGCCAGGACTATGATGCTTCCAGGTACATTTCAATTGCTATAAATGACAACGGTTGTGGgtgattttattgtatttggtCTGAAACACAAAGATAAACCTATGGGGCGccatttgtaaaatgtcgcacgttctaaagtCTGGCACAGTTTTGCtatatttagcattatcatatgaacaaaaaaagcacGAAaaaatttatttattacatttggagagaaattcatgtaaattcatgaaATAAATTTTTCAAGGATACTGTAATGTTTGGCATTAAcataaagttgttaaataatctaaatgttaaatgtaaatttaaaatgCTATATctaaatttaaatgtttttactttacatttaacatttcgatttacatttaacatttacatttaacatttacatttaaaatttggatctacatttagcatttacatttaacatttagatataacatttcatatttagatttacatctaacatttacatttagattaaacatttacatttaacatttatattatctaacaactttgtgttactgcagaacattatccttggaaaagttattgcatgaatttacatgaatttctctctaaatgtttgaaaaagtgacatatgaatattgttgtgcttttttgttcatatgataatgctaaatgtagcaaagctcggcaggattttagaacgtgcaacattttacatacGGCGCCCCATATAAACCGAGATAGCAGATAACGTTGTCTTTCTTTTAAAGGGCCAGTGCTGTTGACTACAGTATCAACCCTTCACCCATAAATGACTGCTGGCTCATATCTGCTGAGTCTGCCCTGCAGAGAAGCCTGGTGGATTTCATTGTTGCATAAATTTAACTGGGAACAATGTTGAATCACATTTAAagatttcatttgaaataaaatttaaaataaaaatgagtcaAACACATCACCACAAAGCCTCCAAACTAGATTCCATTCTCACCATGTGACCTTTCCCACGCCCATTTATTTACTGTgagaacagaaaatgaaagaagtgGAATGTCACTCAACTGCTTACAAAATGTAACGTTTGTTCAGTAGTAACAAGAGGCTTCGAATGATCTGTTTTAATTGATTCGTTATTGATCGTTATTTGAGCTACCTGGTTAACATTTGTACTTTCTACATATTTAAGTATATTCAAATGTAACCAACGCACAGTGAGTCCAGTAAACAGAGGCAAATTAATCGAAATAAAGGGAAATTAACAATGACACACATCAAATGCACACTTTGGAGATGGTAGGCAAATCCACTCTTGTACTGACagcaatataataaatataatgacGATAAAGATGATGATACACAGTAAGAGAACTACTCATGGTGGAAGGGAGGCGAGGTGACGGTAGACCAGTGTTTGATGTGTTGTTGAGTTAGTGTGGGTAAATGTGTAACTTTTTTCCTAAAAATTAACTTAGTGGTTTTGACGCCCAACAGGTAATTCCGTGCGATCACGTTCACAGTTGGCAGTACAGATGGTTCAGAAAGATAACGTTCGATGTGCTTCACTTATTGTTAATTTACAGGTagcacaaacaaaaggaaatggtTGCTTGGTGTAAAGACAGAACTTAAGTAAATATTTTACCTTGTAAAAATAAACTTCTCTACATTGGTTTACAAAGTATGCGATGGGTGCATTGTCGATTTTGAGTTGCTCTGTTTTAACACATTTATGGGAAATAAGAGCCGAAGGGTTTTGCTTTAGTGTTACTTGATGTGGTCAAATCAGTCAACGCACCGTGTACGGTGCTAGTGTTGCATAAGATTGTCTTAATTCAAAGATCTCCAACAAATACTATGCTTTCACGTTATTTCAAAAGTACTGGCTTAAAAAACTACACTTTCAACACTTACTTCTCTTATATAACTTTTCTCGGGAATAGTTTGTTGAATGCACTAATATGATGGCATAACCGGGTGAAACAAAGCAGTGGCAAAAATCTGGTCAGTCAAGAAGTAGTTGTGGTGTAATGATCCAGACCGAATATGGGTCAAGCTCCAGGAAGGCTGTAACCTTCCCAacctgcccaacgcatcaccggttcctcactccccaccattgaggctgtgCAGAGCAAGAGATatctgcggagggcacgcagcatcgaaaaggacagctctcaccccagccacagactgctTGCCCTcgtcccctctgggaggcgctacagggtgctccgttcccagACCAgtaggttcaggaacagcttcatccctgcggctgtcactctattgAAGTCTGCACCCCCTGAAAATACAGCTTATCAGAAACGTCGAGGGAGGACCGCCATTGCCATCCCCCTCTAATCCTCCTTCCATTACGTGTGAGGatccatctcccccccccccccccccccccccccagagcccccatccaggtccacgtctccctctttctcccccctcctcccccttggagTTCCAAGAGTTACCCCCACTTACCCCCCGCCCTACTCCTATTTTCACTCCCTTAGATCGACCTCagctccctcccccccagcgtccacctgcaccagctcaTCTCAGCGGTGACGCCATCTTACGTcgatctgcccccccacctctatgaagacgtgctccacctccacaaaaccatcccagctgtgacgctgctcactcaccccccttaggcccaccccctcctccccctgacagcagccctgaatattactgagatagaaaagggttcagcagtAGACCGCATTATCAGCTGGACCCAAGGTCGCCATGTCAAAACATGGCACCTTCTGCATTCCTGTTGTGACCACCAAGAGAGTGAACATTGTGAAACTTAGACACACTGCTGATCTAACAAATCTCATTCCTATTCTCTCCCGCTCAAAGTCAACCCCAAAGCCTGTGAATAACACCATCAGGATGGTTCTGCTTAATGTTAGGTCTCTTAATAACAAATCGTTTTTAGTCAATGATTTTTTTACCACTTCTaaacttgattttatgtttttaactgaaacatggctagaacataataacagtgcaagcattctgattgaggcagcaactataactttattgatgtatgtagatctggaaaaagaggtggaggggttgctgctagatttaaaaatatatttcaggggaaacagatgtcacttagtgattttccatcattcgaatatctttgtgttgtattgaaaggttctctcagagttctcctgttaattatttacaggcaacctaaatattctgcacatttttttgatgattttactgaattattgtctagcatctctaccgactttgactgtctagttataactggtgacgttaattttcatactgacgacttgaatgacaagggtgcaaaagaacttttgactattttagacaaatttgaactgtctcaacatgtgaaagaggctactcattgtaagggacacaccctggacctgattatcacaaaaggtctcattgtttcggatgtttttgtgactgatccctcattgtctgactacttctgtgttttctttaatatttctttcattcctgacactcaatcaaaatcaaatactgtcaaaaaacgGTACATCAATGAAATACTAATGTActctgtgtcacggtgtggttcacttcctgttatattttgtaattttctgccacttgtgtccccgggtaacttcacttcctgccttgtcatatcatcccctgtgatcgtcttaatagtttccacctgtgtccaatcacctgcacctccctagtgtattttagccatgtgtgtttgttgtcactggtcgcgtcattgtctttcgccacgcatgttcttgtctcttgttgtggatgtctgtatgttcatgcctgtgtgtttttgccccttggccttttggattttggatctagtaactattaaagtcttttgtttcggagaagtctgcaATTGAGTCCTGCCTTGACACTCTGTACTAATGATAATCTTGTAAGcaactttaattccaaaattttgaatgttatagatgacattgcacctgttacggttaaaaccagttctagtaagcaaaaggcaccctggagaaaagctgctgttgtaacagcccagagaagagagtgcaggaaggctgaacaaatctggcggaatacaaaacttcatattcaccatgacatctacaatgagcgcctccgggcctacaatttagacttaaaaagtgctagggaaacattcttctccaacatcattaaTAACAACACtaaggcaaaaaccctatttcaaactgttgacagactgaccaaccccccaacacaaataccacctgaataccacacagaaatgcaatgagtttgcgttcttttatactgataaaattgaaggcatcagacgcgccattaatatctcaaacaaaaatgttggatcaccaccctatttaggcaaaagtaacacagcaatgatgacaagctttaatgccatagattctcaaactctagtggaaacggtgacaaatttaaaaccatccacctgctgtcttgatgctctacctaccaacttctttaagaatgtttttgactgcctagcaacagacgtattgcaaatagttaataactctattcagacgggccatttcccaaaagctttcaaaactgaaGTTATtgaacctctcctaaaaaagcggagcctagatgcctctattatcaacacCTACAGACCAATTttaaatctacctttcataagtaaaataattgagacaCCTACAACaccttaatcacttcctggcttcaactggctgccacgacaacttccagtcaggatttcgacctcttcatagcaccgagacggcccttattaaagttgtaaatgacatccgtcttaacacagactctggcaaaactactgtcgaccactcaatacttttggacaggttgcaaaactgggtggggctctcaggcacagtcttaagctggttcaggtcatatctacaagacaggaactattttgtttccattggtgacttcgtatcagaaacaaccgacgtaacgtgtggagtcccccaaggttcgatcttagagccgactttattcaacatctacatgctcccactaggacaaatcatgcaaaaaaataaaattttccaccattgctacgctgatgacacccaaatctatgtagcgctatcaccaaacgactatcgccccatagatcttctgtgccagtgcattgagaaaatcaaagactggatgtgtcaaaatttcctacaactaaatgaagacaaaactgagatcattgtatttggtgctaaaaaagaaaggtttaaagtaacccaacaccttcactctctgtccctgaaaacatcaaataaagccagaaatctgggggttattatggattcagatttacacttggagagtcacatcaaatcagtgacaatatcggcctactaccacctagagttctaacaaagaccaaaaaatgtgagcacattacatcaattcttaaatccttacattggctcccagtatgtcagggAATTAATTtgaaaatcctactgctcacatataaatcactacatggtttagggccaaagtatatcactgatatgcttccactacataagccttcaagatcactaagatcttctgacaccaatctgttagagattcccagagtaaatacaaatcataggaaagcatcatttacatCAtttacgcaacaaacagctggaatgaacttcctgaagatttaagacttgccccaactctgaccacgtttaaaacaagactgaaaacttttatgttcagcttcgccttctgctaaatttgacctacattgcacttttaacctctgcttttaattaaacaatttaaataagattttaatttataattgcatttgctgtttttaattgtcttttaattcctgcattttatttcactttattgtatgaaatgttatgatgtgaagcactttgagtctgtcttgtgtatgaaaagcgctatacaaataaacttgccttgccttgccttgaactctgaactctgccccccaccccacacacacacatctccctcagtgactgtacttccccctccaccctggcttgactgccacacctgCCATTCCTTACTGTTCATATagcacaactatttcttactgtacatatctatttattcacttattacactttacatatgcacatactctgcactttttgctattttgcacttctggttggatgttaaactgcatttcgttgcctcagtacttataccctgtgcaatgacaataaagttgaatctaatctaatctaaaccTAACGTAACATAATGCAATTCAatgtcatcttttatttttccaaatgttCAGAATCACATTGAACGACAGTGGAAGTGATATGAAGTAAACTGGACTATATGTGTAAAATTGGAGGGGATCCCACTTTGAAAACCTTCCATGGTAGCACAGTGTgacaatatttttattcaaactgaatatttttgtttaaatgcagaATATCTTACATGGGGAATGtagatttcattttctttttcataagaCCATATCCTATGCAGCTGTGTTAGTTGTGCTTTACACAGTAAATC
The Gasterosteus aculeatus chromosome 17, fGasAcu3.hap1.1, whole genome shotgun sequence DNA segment above includes these coding regions:
- the LOC120835805 gene encoding inter-alpha-trypsin inhibitor heavy chain H3 isoform X1, which produces MGRAVVQMALLGLLLASATTLADKADWDIYSFHINSTVSSRYATTVITSRVANRMNDSKEIEFHVRIPKNAFISKFRMLIDGHFYDGVVKGKEKAQQQYTEAVSRGQSAGLVSSVGRTMEKFKTSVTLAAHKKVTFELTYEELLKRRLGKYELQIHARPMQPVKDFKVDVYINEKAGINFMEVKGGLNTKALANAITRTHLDKQAWVYFYPTEDQQKTCDSCGEQGMNGDLVIVYDVNRNPSLGDIKKSGRYFVHHFAPSNLASIPKNVVFVIDQSGSMHGRKMLQTRIALIHILSDLAEEDHFGLITFDSQVFHWKRELVQATKGNLESAKTFARQIVERGSTDISRAVLEGTRMLNAHPREGSASLLILLTDGDPTSGETNPEVIQSNVRRAIAGKFPLYCLGFGFDVNFEFLEKMSLQNNGVARRIYEDSDADLQLTGFYNEVATPLLTDVTMIYNGGANLTETNFSRYYNGSEIVVAGQITDNDIETFTPQVVAISSNRRVTFSDINATVESVEDASDSSIQRVWAYLTVKQLLEKELVLSGPEKENAKKEALDLSLKYSFVTPLTSMVVTKPQGEITDVLHKPREGKNKEGKSLHSMSPRKRMQSTVFSTSLIGMHGYRGPPRIPQVGHFSMSSGSFGGGSGSLNRLRGSGTRNWLTGSAQGLKKSQLADDDHHALLVSKADVPDYGSIDIQPTIVSPRATDAPLSHRFLQKTENLSLPLCFDVTGNVQLKLLHHPSGELFVNGQLDSVANGGFRRITILLKTDLRVEIDTEKVLLIEGQRISGLDRYISITVGSLTLFSREKEIDVAVGDTRMVILIHKENGKDFLWPILRQRPLDDNVSGILALKPAVYEEVQQSPSTRLKIKGQDYDASRASAVDYSINPSPINDCWLISAESALQRSLVDFIVA
- the LOC120835805 gene encoding inter-alpha-trypsin inhibitor heavy chain H3 isoform X2, whose protein sequence is MGRAVVQMALLGLLLASATTLADKADWDIYSFHINSTVSSRYATTVITSRVANRMNDSKEIEFHVRIPKNAFISKFRMLIDGHFYDGVVKGKEKAQQQYTEAVSRGQSAGLVSSVGRTMEKFKTSVTLAAHKKVTFELTYEELLKRRLGKYELQIHARPMQPVKDFKVDVYINEKAGINFMEVKGGLNTKALANAITRTHLDKQAWVYFYPTEDQQKTCDSCGEQGMNGDLVIVYDVNRNPSLGDIKKSGRYFVHHFAPSNLASIPKNVVFVIDQSGSMHGRKMLQTRIALIHILSDLAEEDHFGLITFDSQVFHWKRELVQATKGNLESAKTFARQIVERGSTDISRAVLEGTRMLNAHPREGSASLLILLTDGDPTSGETNPEVIQSNVRRAIAGKFPLYCLGFGFDVNFEFLEKMSLQNNGVARRIYEDSDADLQLTGFYNEVATPLLTDVTMIYNGGANLTETNFSRYYNGSEIVVAGQITDNDIETFTPQVVAISSNRRVTFSDINATVESVEDASDSSIQRVWAYLTVKQLLEKELVLSGPEKENAKKEALDLSLKYSFVTPLTSMVVTKPQGEITDVLHKPREGKNKEGKSLHSMSPRKRMQSTVFSTSLIGMHGYRGPPRIPQVGHFSMSSGSFGGGSGSLNRLRGSGTRNWLTGSAQGLKKSQLADDDHHALLVSKDVPDYGSIDIQPTIVSPRATDAPLSHRFLQKTENLSLPLCFDVTGNVQLKLLHHPSGELFVNGQLDSVANGGFRRITILLKTDLRVEIDTEKVLLIEGQRISGLDRYISITVGSLTLFSREKEIDVAVGDTRMVILIHKENGKDFLWPILRQRPLDDNVSGILALKPAVYEEVQQSPSTRLKIKGQDYDASRASAVDYSINPSPINDCWLISAESALQRSLVDFIVA
- the LOC120835805 gene encoding inter-alpha-trypsin inhibitor heavy chain H4 isoform X5, translated to MGRAVVQMALLGLLLASATTLADKADWDIYSFHINSTVSSRYATTVITSRVANRMNDSKEIEFHVRIPKNAFISKFRMLIDGHFYDGVVKGKEKAQQQYTEAVSRGQSAGLVSSVGRTMEKFKTSVTLAAHKKVTFELTYEELLKRRLGKYELQIHARPMQPVKDFKVDVYINEKAGINFMEVKGGLNTKALANAITRTHLDKQAWVYFYPTEDQQKTCDSCGEQGMNGDLVIVYDVNRNPSLGDIKKSGRYFVHHFAPSNLASIPKNVVFVIDQSGSMHGRKMLQTRIALIHILSDLAEEDHFGLITFDSQVFHWKRELVQATKGNLESAKTFARQIVERGSTDISRAVLEGTRMLNAHPREGSASLLILLTDGDPTSGETNPEVIQSNVRRAIAGKFPLYCLGFGFDVNFEFLEKMSLQNNGVARRIYEDSDADLQLTGFYNEVATPLLTDVTMIYNGGANLTETNFSRYYNGSEIVVAGQITDNDIETFTPQVVAISSNRRVTFSDINATVESVEDASDSSIQRVWAYLTVKQLLEKELVLSGPEKENAKKEALDLSLKYSFVTPLTSMVVTKPQGEITDVLHKPREGKNKEGKSLHSMSPRKRMQSTVFSTSLIGMHGYRGPPRIPQGSFGGGSGSLNRLRGSGTRNWLTGSAQGLKKSQLADDDHHALLVSKADVPDYGSIDIQPTIVSPRATDAPLSHRFLQKTENLSLPLCFDVTGNVQLKLLHHPSGELFVNGQLDSVANGGFRRITILLKTDLRVEIDTEKVLLIEGQRISGLDRYISITVGSLTLFSREKEIDVAVGDTRMVILIHKENGKDFLWPILRQRPLDDNVSGILALKPAVYEEVQQSPSTRLKIKGQDYDASRASAVDYSINPSPINDCWLISAESALQRSLVDFIVA